A stretch of the Candidatus Limnocylindrales bacterium genome encodes the following:
- a CDS encoding NAD-binding protein: protein MVNAEIRNLLAVRPAEFSTIVAEWLLRRCGPDVARLPLGAVLLQLHDAVGAPLPAYYYYSLLDGRPKEHFIVAVMRSERYPLRYHLATDKKLQQHTAVVIGLASLHVGPPRENQVVRRGRLKTCLRICADRIVDDVFIDGLIRLERASTNEMTERILHLARTRLRRAFVLGSFDSVVSFFSQQSRALMLVKSLVAGGSFLKREDRVAVIGGGAAGVTAAAALANCDYGVDIIERGDDVLQLQKSGVHRFIFPRIAEWPQGHCLDEAAGLPLLTWNASSADKVLTQIRQGYDRICKMAGNRLNLLAGRRVSSIRDEEDGIVITTDNDPMGRKYCAVIAAIGYGLDNKNGGPSYWEPDTLSEQHDVRRRVLIAGTGDGGLTDAIRAKLSSRPSGAGHPHEHLLRRLASHPGLQEFGWRAKEHVDGPAMALLLAGLGDEVRLQYGYAEIFERLPGKTKKDIEEFFRSTSAHNVEVVLLANSRYFLRLESALLNRLVVFLLIQFRLITLQVGRLRKPRTLPDGRVVATILRNGVSEKQEYDVVIPRVGPPRDFFSTNLPWLVAKNEIEARRVAAALRLSGSIDTATFDYFRTR from the coding sequence GTTCGTCCTGCCGAATTTTCTACCATCGTTGCCGAATGGTTGTTGCGCCGCTGTGGCCCGGACGTAGCGCGGCTGCCGCTGGGCGCGGTTCTACTTCAACTGCATGACGCGGTAGGGGCTCCACTGCCGGCATATTATTACTACTCACTGCTGGACGGACGGCCTAAGGAGCATTTCATTGTGGCCGTAATGCGCTCCGAGCGATATCCGCTCAGGTATCATCTTGCGACGGACAAGAAGCTGCAGCAGCACACCGCCGTCGTGATTGGGCTTGCGTCACTCCACGTCGGGCCGCCGAGGGAGAATCAAGTTGTGAGACGTGGGCGATTGAAGACGTGTCTTCGCATCTGCGCTGATCGAATTGTTGATGATGTGTTTATCGACGGTCTGATCAGGTTAGAGCGCGCTTCAACAAACGAGATGACGGAACGGATTCTGCACTTGGCGCGAACGCGGCTCCGCAGAGCGTTTGTCTTGGGTAGTTTTGACAGTGTCGTTTCGTTCTTTTCCCAACAGTCGCGCGCCCTGATGCTAGTCAAGTCTCTGGTGGCCGGCGGCTCCTTTCTAAAGAGAGAAGATCGCGTTGCGGTCATCGGCGGTGGCGCGGCAGGTGTGACCGCAGCCGCCGCGTTAGCAAACTGCGATTACGGAGTCGATATCATCGAGAGGGGGGATGATGTTCTTCAGCTTCAGAAGAGCGGAGTACACAGGTTTATATTCCCCCGTATCGCCGAATGGCCGCAAGGGCATTGTCTCGACGAGGCCGCCGGCCTGCCCCTGCTGACATGGAACGCGAGTTCGGCCGACAAGGTGCTGACGCAAATTCGTCAGGGATATGACCGAATCTGCAAGATGGCTGGCAATAGATTGAACTTGCTTGCCGGTCGTCGAGTATCGAGCATCCGGGACGAGGAGGACGGCATCGTTATTACGACAGATAACGATCCGATGGGCCGCAAGTATTGCGCCGTAATCGCTGCGATCGGATACGGCCTAGACAACAAGAATGGAGGGCCGAGCTACTGGGAACCCGACACGCTATCGGAACAGCACGACGTGCGGCGGCGTGTGCTGATCGCGGGTACGGGGGATGGGGGCCTTACAGACGCGATTCGCGCGAAGCTCTCCTCTCGACCTTCCGGAGCGGGGCACCCGCATGAGCATCTACTGCGGCGGTTGGCCTCTCACCCGGGGCTCCAAGAGTTCGGCTGGCGGGCAAAGGAGCACGTTGATGGTCCGGCAATGGCGTTGCTACTCGCCGGTCTTGGTGACGAGGTTCGTCTCCAGTACGGCTACGCCGAGATATTTGAGCGTCTTCCCGGCAAGACCAAAAAAGACATCGAAGAATTTTTTCGTTCAACCTCGGCCCATAACGTTGAAGTCGTTCTGCTCGCGAATTCGCGATACTTTCTCCGGCTCGAGTCAGCACTATTGAACCGACTTGTCGTTTTCCTGCTGATTCAGTTCCGGTTGATCACGCTTCAGGTAGGGAGATTGCGGAAGCCCCGGACCTTGCCCGATGGTCGAGTCGTAGCCACGATTCTCCGCAACGGGGTGTCGGAGAAACAAGAGTATGACGTCGTCATTCCTCGCGTAGGACCTCCGCGCGATTTTTTCTCCACAAATTTGCCTTGGCTCGTTGCGAAAAACGAGATCGAGGCGCGACGGGTGGCGGCCGCTCTGCGGTTGAGCGGCTCCATAGATACCGCCACGTTTGACTACTTTCGCACGCGGTAG